From the genome of Podospora bellae-mahoneyi strain CBS 112042 chromosome 2, whole genome shotgun sequence:
ATGTATGTCAGATGGGTGGCTTCATTTCTTCCGGCTGACCACAGGCAGCCACCCTGCTGTCCTCAGAGCTACTTTCCACCACCGTATCTTCCTTAATTACTGTACTAATAGCCCCTATCCAGAGATCTAGACAGGTTATCAACCTTTGAATGTTCAAGTGACAGTCCCAGGCCTGCCCTTTCATCCTTTACTCCACGCATCCTGGTATTCCCAGTCAAGCTCACCTTATCTTCCTCAGACCTTTGCTGTCGATTCTGTTACACACAGTCCCCTCGCCTGCCATCATGTCCATGTCAACAGCTGCCGAGTTAAACGATGTTGCAGTGGGACAATACACACGACCAAAGCCAACCGACATTCGCAGCCCTTGCCCATTGTTAAATGCCCTTGCAAACCACGGGTATCTTCCCCGCGATGGCAGGAGCTTTCACCAAGCAGAGCTTTCGGCAGCCCTGAAGAAGGTCGGCCTGTCCCCGACACTTCGCCTAGTCAGCAACCCCGTGTTTCTCGAGCATCAGACAGCAGCGGGAAGTCAGCAGCAGAGACCGGCCTCTTCATGGAGCAAGCTGTGGTATCTCATGCGGAATCCGTGggcaatcttcttcttctttttcggcATGCGCAGGCCGGACAGCAGGACGACAGCGCCGAACCGGTGCTCGATTTGGATCAGATTGGGCTCCCTGGAGTTGCAGAGCATGACATATCCCTTACACGTCGCGATGTTGCCCAAGGCGATCATCTGAAGGCACAACGGGATTTGGTCGAGGGGCTACTGGCATCCTCCCCAGATGGCGGGAAAACAATGATAGCGGAGGACTTCGCCTCTCTGCGTAAGCGTCGGATGGATGCGCAGAAGCAAGACAACAGGGCTCTTGTACAGACCGTTGCAGCATCGCATTAGCTGTGCTGAGATTGCGCTTGTGCTCTGTGTTTTTGGAGACGACACCAAAGTCCCGTGGGAATATGTGCGTGCTTTGTTTGCCGAGGAGAGATTGCCAACCAAGGAAGGATGGAAGCCACGCCGCTGGTGGCGCTCGCTAGGTTTGATGGAGTTTGTCGAGGACCTGGAACAGGGTTGCACAGCTGATCGGCGCGAAGTTGAATAACCATGTTTTTGACTGACAGTCAGAAGCATAGATAGATCAGGCCTCAAGTTATTTAGATACTTGCTCCAGGAATTATAAATACATACGACCATATCCAGCTGAAAACTCAGGATCCCGTCCGTTCTCCCCTGGATAAGCAGCTGAGAGCTgaactagtactcaggtgggt
Proteins encoded in this window:
- a CDS encoding hypothetical protein (COG:E; EggNog:ENOG503P55P), producing MSMSTAAELNDVAVGQYTRPKPTDIRSPCPLLNALANHGYLPRDGRSFHQAELSAALKKVGLSPTLRLVSNPVFLEHQTAAGSQQQRPASSWSKLWYLMRNPWAIFFFFFGMRRPDSRTTAPNRCSIWIRLGSLELQSMTYPLHVAMLPKAII